The window CCTGCAAACCAAGCGACGAAAATAAATGAGAGTAAAAATCCTCCAGTTCCAGTAGCGAATGTACTAATTCCTGCTTTCATTTCGGCAAATACTGGAATACCTGCTGCGCCAACACAAAGGTATACAAGCATCGAAAAGGACCCGAGACGTTTTCCTAACATTAAGCCTGCCAGAGTAGCAAAGAAAGTTTGTAAAGATATGGGGACACTTGCGCCACCGATTGACACTTTTAAGAAAGGTAACCAGATGGCGATATTAGCCCCAATGGCCATCAATCCTACAAAAAGGGCCCCCATCGTTAATTCAACTGTTTTAAAACCTTGTCTTTGATTTGAATATGTCACATTCCCACCTCCTATATCAAATCTTAAGGGGGGAATCTTTTATTGTCAACCATTTTTGTGCAATGGTTAACAATTGTTAGGGGGACGTTACCAATGGATAGACATCTCTAATTTGCAGCAATCAATATCCGCTGTTTTCGCCAATAATGTTAGGTGAAGATTGTCAGGGTTAAACGTAATATTTACTGGATGTTTAAGACCTGTATTTTCAATCATCTGTTTAACTTTATCATATTCAGATTTTTGAGCAGCAGACATAACATCGTGGGCAAACTGTTTTGATTCTGCAAATCGATCTACAATTTTTTTAGCATCAACCATAAGGGATTGAAAGACAACAGCCGATTCTGTAAATTGGGTAGTATCAACATCAGGAAACGTTCGGGAGTTTAAGTATGGGACAACATAGTGGTTGTTTTCCATTTTCTACAATCACCTCCATGTTGTCATCATATGAGTGGAAGTACTCTTCGTGAGTATGAAAAAAGTTCTGAATGGAAGGATTCAGAACTTTTTTAGCTTATTGAATAGCAGCGTCTAATGCGACATGGATCATATCATTAAATGTCGTTTGTCGTTCTTGTGCCGTCGTTTCTTCCCCAGTTAGTACGTGGTCACTTACAGTAAGCACAGATAATGCTTTGCGGTTGAATTTCGCAGCTAATGTGTATAGTGCTGTCGTTTCCATCTCAACAGCTAATACATTGTACTTGGCGAGAAGTTCAAATAACTCCATCGCATTGTCTCGATAAAAGCTATCACTTGTGAACACATTTCCTACTCGTAAATTTAGACCTTTGTCTTCACCGGCTTTATAAGCTTTATGCAATAGGTCAAAGTCAGCAGTCGGCGCATAGTCAATGCCCTGGAACGTCATACGATTCATCTGGGAGTCTGTAGATGAAGTGGATGCTAAAATTACGTCACGTACTTTTACATCTTTTTGTAGAGCTCCACATGAACCTACTCGAATTAATGTTTGTACATCATATTCTTGAATCAGTTCATTAACATAAATCGATATTGAAGGAACACCCATTCCAGTTCCTTGGACAGAAATTTTCTCTCCTTTATATGTCCCGGTGTAACCGTACATGCCTCTTACTTCATTATATTGCTGAACATCTTCTAAAAAGTTTTCTGCTATATATTTTGCGCGAAGGGGATCACCTGGTAGTAAAATCTTGTCTGCGATATCTTCTTTTTTTGCTCCGATATGTACACTCATAAATACAACCTCCTTGTCAGTTTATTAATCAGAATTAAGTTACCATAAGTTTTAGCGAAAAACAAACGAACGTCCATGACAAAAAGATAACATTGAAGTTTTCATTTGGGTAACCTATACTACAAGAAGTAAAAAGACCCTTAATAATCAATGGAAGGAGTAATTTTTCATGAACGTATCAGTTTCAAAATTGCCGGGTATTGGTCAGAAAATTACGTTTGAGACGGCAGAAGATAATATGCTCGTTTTAATCGTTCACCATACAGGTAAACGTGAACTTTATTTTTTTGAGGATGCAGATAGTGATGAAGCGGATTTTGCAATGGATTTAACTGCTGATGAAACGAGAGAGCTAGGGGCTCAACTTTTAGGTGCAACTTATCAGCCGGTTGACGTCGATAAAGTAAAACTGTTAAAAAGTCAAATTATTGTCGATTGGGTTGAAGTGAAGACGAATTCCCCTTTTACAAATAAAACAATAGAAGAAGCCGAGATCCGGAATAAAACAGGAGCAACGGTTATGGGAGTCGTAAAGGGGGACGAAACAATTGCTGTTCCTGATGCCGATACAGTGCTCAATCCTGGTGATGTTTTAATGGTAATGGGAAAAAAAGAACATGTTGACAACTTTGAATCATTGTGTAAGGGAGAGGAAGGGTAAACGTGCACATAGACATTCCGAGTCTATTAGGAGCAGGAATCGTTTTAATCTTTATATTTTGGCTCGGTATTCTTAGTCTAAAAATAAAACTACCGAGTGTGATTCTGTATATTTTACTTGGAATTGTATTATCTCAGGCTTTGTATCATAATGAAATCCTTCATTTTGCTGGGGAAATTGGAATTGTTCTTCTTTTCTTCCTTCTCGGATTAGAGTTTAGTGTTGCCCGCCTAGGTGGCATAGCGAAAAAAATTTGGAGTGCCGGTCTGTTAGATGTTGCTGTTAATTTTGGTTTTGTGATCTTATTATGTTGGCTTGTAGGAATGGATGTTTACTCCTCCTTGTTAGTCGGTGGAGTTGCTTATGCTACAAGTTCTTCTATTACCGCAAAACTGTTAGATGATACAGGCCGAATGGCTAACCGGGAGACAGAGTTTATTTTGGCTCTTTTAATATTTGAAGATATAGTTGCTCCAATTATTATTGCCATATTAATGGCTTTAAGTTTAAGTGGGAATGTTTCGAGTATTGACTTATTGTTCTTATTCGGAAAGATAGCAGTACTTGCGATCGGTGCCATTCTTCTAGGAAAGTTCCTGTTTAGTAAGCTAGGGAAATTTTTCGATAAAATTGACGACGAAGAGTTTAAATATGCTTTTTATATTGGGATCGCCCTTAGTTATGGAGGAGTTGCCTTGCTTCTAGGGTTATCTGAAGTGCTAGGTGCCTTTTTGGCTGGTATGATGCTGGCGGAAGTAAAACGCCTGGAGCCAATAGAGCACGCTGTTCATCCATTCAGGGATTTACTTTTACCTGCCTTCTTTATTTATTTTGGCACAACGGTTCAATTTGGAGAAGGGGTTCCCATGATGTTCTTTTTACTCATGTTACTCCTTTGGTCGCTAGTTGCGAAAATTGGTGTTGGATACTTCGGTGGGCAAATGTATGGTTTATCAAAACGTGTTTCGTTTCGCGCAGGTTTGTCTTTATGTGCAAGAGGGGAGTTTTCTGTAGTTATTGCGAGCTTAGCAGCGGGCACCATCAAAGTATTTGCAGGCATTTACATTATTACAGCTGCGTTTTTAGGAATGTTATTGTTTCAACAAGCACCAAAGCTTACCAATCTTATTTTCGGAAAGCCAAAACGAAAAAAACAAGAGAACCTACGTGTTCCAGGTACTTAAGTCACTTCCTAGTAAAACGAATATTTGGTATAATCGTAGCGGATAAGGATGTGATATAAAATGATGGATTTTTTGTATTTTCCTCAAGATAAAACGGAATATATTCCATCTATATTTATGTTAGTTTTATTTACCATTGCAGCTATTCTTGTGATGAGAATTATTATAAAGGCGTCGAAACGTGAAGAAGAACAGTTTAAGAAACGCTACGAACATAAAATAGGGAAGATGAATAACGACGATCATCCCCCAACTTCTTAAAGGACCTGTTAAACACAGGTTCTTTTTATATTTTAGGAAAAGTATCCCCGGTTTAAATTTTTCCATTTTGGGCAAAACTACGACAGGAAATGAAAAAGGAAGGTTGTGGGTGCAGTGAAACATCTTTGGTTCGCCTTGATATGTAGCATTTTGATGTTATCTGCTTGTAACAGTGGCGATCAACGGTCCCCATTAGAGATTGAATTATATAATCCTGAAGGTGATTCATTAGGGACAGCAACGCTATCGGAACAGCCGGACGGTGTCAACATTAAATTAAATGTTACAGGATTTGAGCCTGGTATGCATGGAATTCATATTCATGAATATCCAAAGTGTGAAGGTCCTGATTTTAAATCAGCTGGTAATCACTATAATCCTGATACTTCAAAAGTCCATGGGTTAATGCATCCTGAAGGATCCCACCTAGGAGATATGCCAAATGTGGAAGCGGATGATAAGGGAGCGATTGACACAGAAGTGATGTTACCAGAAGCTACAATGGCAGATGGGAAAAATTCATTGTTGAAAAATGGTGGCACCTCCTTAATCATTCATGAAAAACAAGACGATGGAATGACTCAACCAGCAGGAGATGCTGGGGCAAGAATTGCTTGTGGGAAAATTGAATTAGGAGAAGCTAATAAAAATGAAACTCCATCTAATCCAGCTGAAGAAGGACCGGAAAAAGAAGAGTCATCGTAAAAAACAAGCATGTTATGCGCATGCTTGTTTTTTATATTTTTTAAAGTTGTTTCACAGTGGTGGTAATTCGCTTCAAACCTTCTTCAAGGGTAGGAGGCGGGCATGCAATATTCATTCTCATAAAACCGCTTCCTTCTTGACCAAATTGGATCCCATCGTTTAACCCGACTCGAGCTTCCTCTTGCATAAATCGCTTTAATTCTTTTTGATCCATCCCAAGACCTCGACAATCAAACCACAACAAATATGTGCCTTCAGGCTCAATCACTTTTATTCGATCAGTTTCCTGTTTTAAAACGTTTATAGTGTAGGATTTGTTTTGTTCTAATTGATTCAATAACCCGTTTAACCATGGCTCTCCTTTTTCATAAGCTGCCTCCATTGCGACAATACCAAATGGATTAAGAAGATGAAGTCCAAACTTATGAAAAGTACGTTTTAGCTTAAGTTTCCAGGCCCGATTATGTGTAATGATATAAGAAGCTTGTAGTCCTGCTAAGTTAAATGTTTTTGATGGAGACATACAAGTAATAGTATGGTCGGCAATTTCATTTGAAATTGTGGCCATTGGTTTATGTACATGTGGTTTGTAAATTAAATCTGCATGAATTTCATCAGCAACAATGATAACTCCATAGGAAACGCACAGCTCCCCCATTCGTCGCAATTCTTCCGTTGACCAAACACGCCCGACAGGGTTGTGAGGACTACATAAAATAAACAATTTCACCCCATCTTTTAGCTTTTGTTCAAAGTCATCGAAATCTATCACATATTTTTCTTGTTTTCGGATTAGGGAGTTTTTGATGAGTTTACGGTTGTGCTTTTCCACTGCTTCGTAAAAGGGGTGATATACAGGTGTTTGAATCATCACTTGATCACCCTCTTTCGTTAAAGTATTGACAATGATATTTAAAGAGGTGACAACGCCAGGGCTAAAGAGGATTGTACGAGGGTCTACTGACCAATTATGTCGTTTTAGTAACCAATATGTAATGGTGTTTGTTAGTTGGTCGTCGGCTGCAGTATAGCCATACACATTATGTTTAGCACGGTTCATAATGGCTTCTTGTACTGCATCTGCGGTAGGGAAATCCATATCCGCAACCCACATCGGTAACACATCTTTATAGTTAAAAAGCTTTTCTGTCCAGTCCCATTTCACGGAACGTGTATTGTTACGTTTTACAGGTTGTAAAAACTTATCCATAGTACCTCCCCCTTCACGATAATCATACTAAATTTATACAAGAATAAAAATGGATTTGTACATATAAAAAAGAACAAAAAAAAGCAAAGCGCATTATCAGAACGCTTTGCTATACACAGGGGGAATACGAGAAAGTCTTGCATTACAAGTATTACCGTTTTTAACAAAAATTAAACTTCCTTTTTCAAAAAAATGAAATAAACAAAATAAATTGCTATAACGTTACAAAAAAGAAATACGTATGAAAAGAAGTCTTTCCTATGAGTGAAATTTTCCTGAGTCAAGATTAGAAAAACGGTAAAGAAGCTTATAAGGTGTTTCAAAAAACAAGTTCAAATACTATCCCGGCCTGCAATTAGAATAATTGAAATCGTATTTGGAAAGTCCACCATTTCCATTATCATCCTTTCTAAACTGGCAGTTTTTTGCTAGTTCAGTCTACTTATGGTAAAATATTTAATTGCGTAAAAAGAAACGATAAGTATGAGAAAAATTAGTCGGGAGTTGTATGAGCATGACAGAAAAATTTGAAGTAGGTCAAGTACTACAAGGGAAAGTAACAGGTATTCAACCATATGGCGCATTTGTTGCCCTAGATGAAGAAACACAAGGTTTAGTGCACATTTCTGAAGTTACACATGGTTATGTGAAAGACATTAACGAACATTTAAACATTGGTGATGAAGTTAAAGTTAAAATTTTAAATATCGATGAAGAAAAAGGAAAACTTTCATTATCTATCCGTGCAACAGAGGAAGCACCTAAACGTGCGAGTAAACCTGCAACGACGAAAAACAATAAAAAAGCGGCAGCAGAATCTACTTCCTCGTCAGCCGGATTTAACACCCTTAAAGACAAATTAGAAGAATGGATTCAACAGTCAAGTGACCGTGAAGAAACATATAACAAATAAGAAAAAATGTCCGGATGGTTTCCGGACATTTTTTCTTATGGTTTTAATCATTACGAAACAAGGTTCGAACCAGGATGATCCCATAAATCCCTACAAGAGAATAAACAATACGTGGAACAACTTCGCTTTGGTTTCCTCCGCCTAGTAATAAAGCGACTAAATCAAACTGAAAAAAACCGACAAGCCCCCAGTTTATAGCGCCAATGACAGTTAAAAACAATGCAAACCGTTACAATTTATTCATTACAATCCTCCTTCAGGATGTTATATACCTTATTTTTCCATTCGGAAGGATTCGTGTAAGAGCAATATTTTTGAATTTATCGTAAAAGTTAAACATACTAAAAGAGAAACTATAGAGAGAGGGGTTCATTGAATATGGAGAACTTTACTTTTCATAATCCAACGAAGTTAGTTTTTGGAAAGGATCAACTTGAACAGTTACCCGAACTATTACCGGATCACGTCAACCGGGTTCTACTCGTATATGGTGGCGGTAGTATTAAGAGGAATGGCCTGTATGATCAAGTATTAAAACAATTAGAATCCAGCAATGTAGATGTACATGAGTTAGCAGGAGTTGAACCTAATCCACGCCTAACTACCGTACAAAAAGGAGCAGACCTTTGTAAGGAACAAAAAATTGATTTTATTTTAGCTGTTGGTGGCGGTAGTGTAATTGATTGTTCAAAAACAATCGCCGCAGCGGCAAAGTACGATGGTAACCCATGGGATTTAGTTACTCGAAAAGTAACACCTGAAACTGCGTTGCCATTAGGTACGGTCCTTACTTTAGCAGCAACTGGCTCTGAAATGAACGCAGGTGCTGTAATTACAAATTGGGAAACGAACGAAAAATATGGTTGGGGAAGTCCGTTATTGTATCCACAATTCTCAATATTGGATCCAACAAACACATTAACGGTACCACGAGACCAAACGATTTATGGCATTGTGGATATGATGAGCCACATATTCGAACAGTATTTTCATCAGGCAACAGCTTCACCTGTACAAGATGAAATGTGTGAAGGAGTGCTTCGGGCTATAATAGAAGCAGCACCGAAACTTTTAGACGATTTATCTTCTTACGAACATAGAGAAACCATTTTATATGCCGGAACGATTGCATTAAACGGTATGTTACAAATGGGATATCGTGGTGACTGGGCAACACATAATATCGAGCATGCCGTATCAGCCGTTTATGATATTCCACATGCTGGAGGACTTGCGATTCTGTTCCCAAATTGGATGAAGCATAACGTTGATGTCGATGTAACCCGTTTCAAACGTCTGGCGACAAAAGTGTTCGATGTTGATCCAACAGGCAAATCTGATAAAGATATCGCATTAGAGGGTATTGATAAACTAAGGCAGTATTGGGACTCACTTGGAGCACCCAATAAATTAGCTGATTACGACATTGATGATAGTCAATTAGAGCTTATTGCAGATCGGGCAATGGCGAGAGGTGCCTTTGGAAACTTCCGTAAGCTTGAGCGCGATGACGTCGTAAGCATACTGCAACAATCTTTATAAAGAATGATGAAGCCGGTATAAATCTATATCGGCTTTTTCATAGAAAGTTGTTGTTTAGAAATACTAGTAAAAGACATAAAAATTATGTATCCTTAATTGCGATACCTTTTTTCATTTCAATTTAGATATACTTATTTAAAGGAGCGTTTACATTGACACATATCCGATTCGATTACAGCAATGCAATAAAAGAAGTGAAGCAACATGAGATTGATTATTTACAAGATGCAGTGAATACAATACATGAATCAATACATAGCAAGACAGGACCTGGCAGTGATTTTTTAGGTTGGGTTGACCTGCCAACTGACTATGATAAAGAGGAGTTTGCGCGTATTCAAAGAGCAGCAAGCCAAATACAAAAAGATTCTGATGTTTTACTTGTAGTAGGAATTGGTGGTTCTTATTTAGGAGCGCGTGCAGCTATTGAAATGTTAAACCACTCTTTCTATAGCATGCTTTCTGATGATAAGCGTAATTATCCACAAGTAATTTTTGTTGGTCAAAATATTAGTGGAACATATGTTAAAGAATTATTTGATGTACTAGAAGGACGAGATGTATCCGTAAACGTAATTTCAAAAAGTGGAACAACAACAGAACCGGCGATGGCCTTCCGTTTATTCCGTAAATTTTTACAAGAAAAATATGGTGAAGAAGAAGCAAAAAAGCGAATTTATGCAACAACGGATAAAAAGAAAGGTGCACTGAAGAAGCTTGCTGATGAGGAAGGTTATGAAACATTTGTCATTCCTGATGACGTTGGGGGCCGATATTCTGTCCTTACTGCTGTTGGCCTACTTCCAATTGCTGTTACTGGAATTGACATTGAAGCAATGATGAGCGGAGCTCAGCAGGCTCTTGAAGATTTTAATAATCCGAATTTAGAAGAAAATGCTGCTTATCAATATGCAGCCATTCGTAATGCGCTATACCGTAAAGGGCGTTCAGTTGAATTGTTAGTTGGTTATGAACCATCCCTGCAATACTTTATGGAATGGTGGAAGCAACTGTATGGAGAAAGTGAAGGGAAAGATGAAAAAGGAATTTATCCGGCGTCCGCAATCTTTTCAACTGATTTACACTCATTAGGACAATATATTCAAGATGGCAAAAAACAATTATTTGAAACGGTCATCCGTGTGGAAAAACCAAAAAAAGATATGCCAATTGAACATGATGAGCAAAACCTTGATGGGTTGAACTACTTAGTAGGTAAAACATTTAATGAAGTGAATGATAAAGCCTTCCAAGGAACGTTGTTGGCTCATACAGACGGTCAAGTACCAAACTTAGTTGTTAATATCCCTACAATTGATGCACATACGTTCGGTTACTTAGTATACTTCTTTGAGAAAGCTTGTGCAGTAAGTGGTTACTTATTAGGGGTAAATCCATTTGACCAACCTGGTGTAGAAGCATATAAGAAAAACATGTTTGCATTATTAGGTAAACCAGGCTTTGAAAATGAAAAAGAAGAGCTTGAGAAACGCTTACAATAAGAAACGAGAGCTTTGTCATAAAGTGGCAAGGCTCTTTTTTATTGCAGAACATACTTGCGGGCATACTAGGAATAAAAAGTGAAAAGGTGATGTAGATGATTCCTTTGGAATCAGCAGTTGTCAATCAAGTATATACGTTACAGGAGTTAGAACAGAAATTAAAGCCTTTAGGATTTGACATAGGTAGTAATTGGGAATATGATCACGGTTATTTTGATTATGCCTTTGCCAAAAAAGGAGAGTACGTTTTTTTACGAATCCCTTTCACAGCTGAAATAGGTCAGCTGGATGAACCTGGAGTCCAAGTGAGAATCGGTCAACCATTTATGTTAGGTCACCAGTATGAGGATAATGAAGATGTAGATGGCATTTTAAGCAATTCAACAGCCTTGATAAACCAGTTTCAAACTCCTGTCGATTCGGATGCTGAAATCGCACCAGAATATAAAGATAAGGGAGAGCATTTTATGAAAACAGTAGAAAAAGTGCTTTTATCATAAAGATGAAAGCACTAGTAATTGATCTCCCTTATGAACTTTTTGTTGAAACGGAGGGTTAATCTGTAACTCTCCGTTTTTTAATACACCAATAAGAAGTTCATCCTTTTGAACGAGATGATCGGAACATTGTAGAAATGTTTTTCCATCTAGATGGTCCGGCAAGTCATACATTAAATATTGTTGGTTGGAAAGCTGTTTTAAGATGAGGTTAAACGGTTGAAGTGGTTTTTCCCGATACAGCTCATGGAAGAACAATGTACTCATGAAATCATTTGACCTTATGACAGAATGAGCACCTGCACGCTTTGCATTTTCCACTTGTTCCTTTGTTAAAATTTCAGTAATAATAGGTACTTTTTCGTTCATTCCTTTCACAGCAACTGTAATAAGAATGCTTTGCTGGTCTGCTTGTCCTTCTTCCTTAGATTGGTCTGATGTGATGACCACTTTTGAAGCTGCACTAATGTTTGCTTTATTTAATGTTTTATCGGTTGAAGGGTTTCCTTTCACAAAGAAGGCAGGAAATTTTCTCGGCACTTCTTCTAACGTTTCATCTATTAAGACGATGTTTTCATGATGGTGGTCATTAATCATCTCAATCAGTTTTCTTGTTCGTTCATTCCAGCCCACAATAATTACGTGATTATTCCCTCTATACTTAACTTCCCCATGTTCAATTTCATATTCTTTTTTCACAACTTCGGAAGAGACGGTGACCATATAGTAGGTAACGATACCACCACCAGCTAATATCATACAAATAGCAATTAGTTTCCCCAACACCGTTAACGGCACAAAGTCTCCATACCCGACTGTTGACCCTGTTACAAACGCCCACCAAATACCATCCAGAATACTTTTAAAATTATTTGGCTCAACGTAATGAATGGTTATTCCGAACAAAGTCATAAAGAAGAAAACGGTTATTAGTAGACGTAAAAAAATGGGTATTCGAAAATACCACCGCCATAAAAATTGTAAGCCCATTTTGGGGTCCTCCCAAACGTTTTTTCATATTATGTGTGATTCAATGCTTCCTTATAAGCTCGATATGTGAATGTAGAAACATTTGAAAAAAGGGAAAAATAAAGATAAAGTTAAGTATAAACGCAGTAGAGATACATAGAGGAGGATACCTATGGAAACAAGTAGCCGGAAATTTTTACAAACTTTGTTAACAACACCATCACCATCAAGTATGGAAATGCAAATCCAAAAAAAATGGATGAATTATGTACAATCATTTGCACATAAAATCAAAACTGATAATGCAGGAAATGTCATCGGAATTTTAAATCCGGATGCAGAATTCAAACTATTACTAGCGGGTCACTGTGATGAGATTGGGTTAATCGTAACGAAAATTGAAGATAATGGCTTCGTCCGTTTTACGAAAATGGGAGGGATAAGCCCAAAACTAGCACCTGGTATGAAAGTAGATATTTTAGGTGAAGAAAAAACGATCACTGGTGTAATTGGTGCAAATGCCCAGCATCATGGTGGATTAAAAGATGATGTTCAATTTGAAGACTTGTATATTGATTGTGGAGCCAAATCAAAGGATGAGCTCGAACAATATATCCATATTGGTGATTTAGCTGTTTATAAACGAACTCCAGAATGGCTGATGGATCGTTACATTTCAGGCCGTGGTTTAGATAATCGGACAGGTGCTTTTATCGTGGCTGAAGTATTACGTAAATTATCGCAAACAGATGTAAAAGTAGGCGTATATGCAGCAAGTACGGTTAATGAAGAAACGAATATGGGGGGAGCATACTTTGCAGCAGCCGGCATTCAACCAACGATGGCAATTGCTTGTGATGTAACCTTTGCTACTGATTACCCTGGGGTAAATAAAGCGAAGCATGGTGATATTCGACTGGACCGTGGCCCTGTTTTGGCCAAAGGAGCACCAATTAATCGGAAAGTGAATCAGCTGTTAGAACAAGCTGCTAAGCGACTTCAAATGAAGGTGCAATATGAGCTGACACCACGAAGTACAGGTACTGATGCAGATAAAATGCGTTACACAGGTCCGGGAGTACCAGTCGGACTGGTATCATTGCCATTGCGTTATATGCACTCACCAGTTGAAACGGCAAGCATCCAGGATATCGAAGAAGAAATTGACCTTATTGTAGATATGATCGCAAACTTAGACGGAACAGAATCGTTAAATCCGTTAGATGATTAAACTTGAAAGACGCCTGTCAATATCAGGCGTCTTCTTTATTTTTTCTCGACTACTCCAATTGTACATCTCGAAATAGAAATGAAATTGTCTTCTTCGTCCTGAATTTGAATTTCCCATACCATCGTTGTTTTCCCGATGTGCATCGGTTTGGCTATAGCTTTCACTGTTCCTGACCGCTTGCTTTTCACATGGTTTGCATTAATTTCAATACCAAATATGTTATATTTGGAATGATCAACATTAAGAAATGCCCCGATGCTTGCTGCGCTTTCTGCTAAAGCAACAGAAGCACCTCCATGTAAGAAACCCATCGGTTGGTGTGTTTTTGCTGTTACAGGCATTGTAAGGATAACCTCATCCTTTTCTAACTTTACTGCTTCAATCCCTAACGCTTCCATTAATGTGTTCGAAAAATCCATCCTAACACCTCCTCATCAAGAATAACCAAAAGACAAAGCTTATGCTTTGTCTTAGATAAGTGGTAATGGAAATAGGTGTTGAAAAATGAACGATATACCTAGTAAAATCCCATACATCGTATTCGTTTGTGCTGTTTTTACCATCGCTGGCATCATTTCTAGTGGCTCACTTTTTCCTTTGAATGCTTGTATAGCCCGATAAGCTTTTTTCATACTAAACAGGGTGATAAGGGACCAGATGGGAAGCCAATCTATAAAGATGAACACAATTGTCATCAAGTAAGTCACGAAAAAGAGACTTGCTAAAAGTGTTACTGCTCCATCATGCCCTAATAAAATAGCAACGGTTTTTCTTCCATTTTTCTTATCACCTCGCAGGTCGCGTATATTATTGGCCAATAAAATGGCACCGATTAAAATGGCGACAGGGATTGATAAAAGAACGATACGACTATCGATTGAAAATGTATGAATATAATAGCTTATCCCAATCAAGACTGTTCCCATGAAGAATCCAGCTACAATTTCACCAAAAGGCGTGTATGCGATAGGCAAAGGCCCTCCAGTATAAAAATAACCAAATGCCATCGAAACAAGGCCTATAACTGCAATCCACCATGTAGTAGAATAGCAGATGAAAACCCCTAACAACATTGCGATAAAGAAGAATAGGTAAGCAAGACGAAGTACGGTCTTCGGTTTAAAACCATCTCTAACAATAGTTCCACCAATTCCTACCGAATTTTCATTATCCAAACCACGAACGTAATCGAAATATTCATTGAACATATTCGTGGCTGCTTGAATGAACATTGCTGCCAGCAGCATAGATAGAAATAGAGGTAAAGAAATGGAATTGTGAAAGCTGGCTAACATCGTACCAACAAAAACAGGCACGAATGAAGCTGTTAACGTATGGGGACGAAGCATTCTCCACCATGCTTGAAACCCTGGTTTTTCGTTAAGAGCTTGTTTTACATTTTTTTTATTTTGATTAGGGTTCATAGTTATCACCTTTTCAATTGGTTAATCAAATTAAGTTTAGGGAAAGTACGATATAGTGTCAATCTTTTCAACGGTTGTAATTGGGCTTGATATGATAAAATGAGAATAGAGTGTTTTTTGGAATGATTTTTTATCGCTTTTGGAGGTATTACAATGATTGAGGTTCAACAGCAACAACTCATACAAGCTATACAAAATGCGAAAAGGCAATTACATGATCAAGAGGACTCCCTCTTATTTAGTTATACAGAAAAGATAGATCGTCAAAATCCAATTGACTTTTTTGGAAATGGCGCAATGT of the Salirhabdus salicampi genome contains:
- a CDS encoding cation:proton antiporter regulatory subunit; the encoded protein is MNVSVSKLPGIGQKITFETAEDNMLVLIVHHTGKRELYFFEDADSDEADFAMDLTADETRELGAQLLGATYQPVDVDKVKLLKSQIIVDWVEVKTNSPFTNKTIEEAEIRNKTGATVMGVVKGDETIAVPDADTVLNPGDVLMVMGKKEHVDNFESLCKGEEG
- the deoD gene encoding purine-nucleoside phosphorylase, with protein sequence MSVHIGAKKEDIADKILLPGDPLRAKYIAENFLEDVQQYNEVRGMYGYTGTYKGEKISVQGTGMGVPSISIYVNELIQEYDVQTLIRVGSCGALQKDVKVRDVILASTSSTDSQMNRMTFQGIDYAPTADFDLLHKAYKAGEDKGLNLRVGNVFTSDSFYRDNAMELFELLAKYNVLAVEMETTALYTLAAKFNRKALSVLTVSDHVLTGEETTAQERQTTFNDMIHVALDAAIQ
- the yugI gene encoding S1 domain-containing post-transcriptional regulator GSP13, whose translation is MTEKFEVGQVLQGKVTGIQPYGAFVALDEETQGLVHISEVTHGYVKDINEHLNIGDEVKVKILNIDEEKGKLSLSIRATEEAPKRASKPATTKNNKKAAAESTSSSAGFNTLKDKLEEWIQQSSDREETYNK
- a CDS encoding cation:proton antiporter produces the protein MHIDIPSLLGAGIVLIFIFWLGILSLKIKLPSVILYILLGIVLSQALYHNEILHFAGEIGIVLLFFLLGLEFSVARLGGIAKKIWSAGLLDVAVNFGFVILLCWLVGMDVYSSLLVGGVAYATSSSITAKLLDDTGRMANRETEFILALLIFEDIVAPIIIAILMALSLSGNVSSIDLLFLFGKIAVLAIGAILLGKFLFSKLGKFFDKIDDEEFKYAFYIGIALSYGGVALLLGLSEVLGAFLAGMMLAEVKRLEPIEHAVHPFRDLLLPAFFIYFGTTVQFGEGVPMMFFLLMLLLWSLVAKIGVGYFGGQMYGLSKRVSFRAGLSLCARGEFSVVIASLAAGTIKVFAGIYIITAAFLGMLLFQQAPKLTNLIFGKPKRKKQENLRVPGT
- a CDS encoding MalY/PatB family protein; the protein is MDKFLQPVKRNNTRSVKWDWTEKLFNYKDVLPMWVADMDFPTADAVQEAIMNRAKHNVYGYTAADDQLTNTITYWLLKRHNWSVDPRTILFSPGVVTSLNIIVNTLTKEGDQVMIQTPVYHPFYEAVEKHNRKLIKNSLIRKQEKYVIDFDDFEQKLKDGVKLFILCSPHNPVGRVWSTEELRRMGELCVSYGVIIVADEIHADLIYKPHVHKPMATISNEIADHTITCMSPSKTFNLAGLQASYIITHNRAWKLKLKRTFHKFGLHLLNPFGIVAMEAAYEKGEPWLNGLLNQLEQNKSYTINVLKQETDRIKVIEPEGTYLLWFDCRGLGMDQKELKRFMQEEARVGLNDGIQFGQEGSGFMRMNIACPPPTLEEGLKRITTTVKQL
- a CDS encoding superoxide dismutase family protein, coding for MKHLWFALICSILMLSACNSGDQRSPLEIELYNPEGDSLGTATLSEQPDGVNIKLNVTGFEPGMHGIHIHEYPKCEGPDFKSAGNHYNPDTSKVHGLMHPEGSHLGDMPNVEADDKGAIDTEVMLPEATMADGKNSLLKNGGTSLIIHEKQDDGMTQPAGDAGARIACGKIELGEANKNETPSNPAEEGPEKEESS
- a CDS encoding biotin transporter BioY; protein product: MTYSNQRQGFKTVELTMGALFVGLMAIGANIAIWLPFLKVSIGGASVPISLQTFFATLAGLMLGKRLGSFSMLVYLCVGAAGIPVFAEMKAGISTFATGTGGFLLSFIFVAWFAGWVVEKSQRLSPFPTYFLASLAGLMANYMIGTNFLYVALIGWIGVEASYTAVWLGMVPFFIKDFALTFFAASLAVALVSRVRTPLQSSTVRS